A single window of Pontiella agarivorans DNA harbors:
- a CDS encoding SDR family oxidoreductase — protein MGISIEDKVALVTGANRGIGRAVVESFINHGAKKVYLAVRRPESAAELEAQYGDRVVTIRADVADKVSIEALAKQAADVDVVVNNAGIAIPNSRVLDERAEPNLVDELQVNVFGLLNVAHAFAGILEKNNGALVQLNSVASFRDFADIATYSASKAAAYSLTQALREDLSKKGVQVVSVHPGGVVTDMAEACDVTTSTPASVVGEALVDALANGDFFVYPDPGGQMIGAAYQHFADEIVMADFS, from the coding sequence ATGGGGATTTCTATTGAAGATAAAGTCGCGCTGGTGACCGGGGCCAACCGGGGCATCGGCAGGGCGGTTGTGGAATCATTTATCAACCACGGTGCAAAGAAGGTTTATCTGGCGGTTCGTCGGCCGGAATCGGCCGCGGAGCTGGAAGCGCAGTATGGCGACAGGGTGGTCACCATCCGTGCGGATGTGGCTGATAAGGTTTCGATCGAGGCGCTGGCCAAACAGGCCGCGGATGTGGATGTGGTGGTCAACAATGCCGGGATTGCGATTCCGAACAGCCGGGTGCTTGATGAACGCGCCGAACCCAATCTGGTTGATGAGCTGCAGGTCAATGTATTCGGTCTGCTGAATGTGGCACACGCTTTTGCCGGCATACTGGAAAAAAATAACGGGGCGCTGGTTCAGTTGAATTCGGTGGCGTCGTTCCGCGACTTTGCCGACATTGCAACCTATTCCGCCTCCAAGGCGGCGGCGTATTCGCTGACCCAGGCGCTGCGTGAAGACCTGAGCAAAAAGGGCGTACAGGTGGTCAGTGTGCACCCCGGCGGCGTGGTAACGGATATGGCGGAAGCCTGCGATGTGACGACCTCAACCCCGGCTTCGGTGGTCGGCGAAGCCTTGGTGGATGCGCTGGCCAACGGCGACTTTTTCGTCTACCCCGACCCGGGAGGGCAGATGATCGGCGCGGCCTATCAGCACTTTGCGGACGAAATCGTGATGGCCGACTTTTCATAG
- a CDS encoding DsbA family oxidoreductase codes for MCAAIKVDIISDVVCPWCVIGFRRLEKAIADRGMEEAVQFEWHPFELNPDMQPEGENLLDHMTRKYGSTPEQSHCFRAELAERGAELGFIFNFFDGMKMVNTRDAHILIDYAKGQGRQTELQRRLFAAYFEEQKDISDREVLKGELQQAGLDVDEALRVLQDDEIRQRIRGREKFWVERGISGVPTMIFNQAVVLNGAQPASVYGDILDDFRGQF; via the coding sequence ATGTGTGCTGCAATTAAAGTGGATATTATTTCGGATGTGGTCTGTCCGTGGTGTGTGATCGGTTTCCGGCGATTGGAAAAGGCGATTGCGGATCGGGGCATGGAAGAGGCGGTTCAATTTGAATGGCATCCGTTTGAGCTAAACCCGGACATGCAGCCCGAAGGGGAAAACCTGCTGGACCATATGACACGGAAATATGGATCGACCCCGGAGCAGAGCCATTGCTTTCGAGCGGAGCTGGCGGAACGCGGGGCCGAGCTGGGGTTCATATTTAATTTTTTCGACGGCATGAAGATGGTGAACACGCGCGATGCCCATATTCTGATCGACTATGCAAAAGGGCAGGGACGTCAGACGGAGCTGCAGAGGCGTCTGTTTGCTGCATATTTTGAGGAACAGAAAGATATCTCCGACCGGGAAGTGCTGAAGGGTGAGCTGCAGCAGGCCGGCCTTGATGTTGATGAGGCCTTGCGGGTCTTGCAGGATGATGAGATCCGACAGCGAATTCGCGGGCGGGAGAAGTTCTGGGTTGAACGGGGCATTTCCGGCGTGCCCACCATGATCTTTAATCAGGCGGTCGTACTCAACGGTGCGCAGCCGGCTTCCGTATATGGCGATATACTGGATGATTTCAGGGGGCAGTTTTAA
- a CDS encoding iron-containing alcohol dehydrogenase, with the protein MNNFDFYNPTRILFGENRTASIDEHIPGDARVMVLYGGESARRTGTLDEVRQALGDRTAVEFGGIEANPKFETLMRAVETARAEHVDFLLAVGGGSVIDGTKFVAAAIPFEGDPWSILTEHGANVHSAMPFGTVLTLPATGSEMNHGAVVTRAELHAKLAFMSPHVFPQFSVLDPTKTYTLPQRQLSNGVADAFVHIMEQYLTRPAGAMVQDRFAEGLLQTLVELAPQVNEGENDYAVRANFMWTTTWALNGMIGAGVPQDWATHMIGHELTALYDIDHARTLAIVLPSLLREQRTVKAEKLLQYAERVWHITEGDDEARIDEAIAKTEAFFEGLGLSTHLGAYDLGEEAIDAVVEQLEAHGMTSLGEQQDITPAVSRRILQRSLKA; encoded by the coding sequence ATGAATAATTTTGATTTTTACAACCCGACCCGGATTCTTTTCGGTGAAAACCGCACGGCCTCGATCGATGAACATATTCCGGGTGACGCCCGTGTGATGGTGCTTTACGGCGGCGAGAGCGCGCGTCGTACCGGCACGCTTGATGAAGTGCGTCAGGCACTGGGAGATCGTACGGCAGTCGAGTTCGGCGGCATCGAAGCAAACCCGAAGTTTGAGACTCTGATGCGGGCCGTGGAAACCGCCCGGGCGGAGCATGTCGATTTTCTGCTGGCGGTCGGTGGCGGTTCCGTGATTGACGGCACCAAATTTGTGGCTGCGGCCATTCCGTTTGAAGGTGATCCCTGGAGCATTCTGACCGAGCACGGCGCCAATGTGCATTCGGCTATGCCTTTCGGTACTGTGCTGACTCTGCCTGCCACGGGTTCGGAAATGAATCACGGAGCGGTAGTTACCCGGGCGGAACTTCATGCCAAACTGGCTTTTATGAGTCCGCATGTGTTTCCGCAGTTCTCCGTGCTGGATCCGACCAAAACCTACACGCTGCCGCAGCGGCAGCTGTCTAACGGGGTGGCAGATGCGTTTGTACATATTATGGAGCAGTATCTGACCCGGCCCGCCGGGGCCATGGTGCAGGATCGTTTTGCCGAAGGACTGCTGCAGACCTTGGTCGAACTGGCTCCGCAGGTCAACGAAGGCGAGAATGACTACGCCGTTCGGGCCAACTTTATGTGGACCACCACCTGGGCGCTGAACGGTATGATCGGTGCCGGTGTGCCGCAGGACTGGGCCACGCATATGATCGGTCACGAGCTGACGGCACTGTACGATATCGATCACGCCCGGACGCTGGCGATTGTTCTTCCGTCGCTGCTGCGCGAACAGCGTACCGTCAAAGCGGAAAAACTGCTGCAGTATGCTGAACGGGTATGGCATATCACTGAAGGCGATGACGAGGCCCGCATCGATGAAGCCATCGCAAAAACAGAAGCTTTTTTCGAAGGCTTAGGACTTTCTACGCATCTGGGTGCATATGATCTCGGTGAAGAGGCGATTGATGCTGTTGTTGAACAGCTGGAAGCGCACGGCATGACTTCGCTGGGCGAACAGCAGGACATTACACCTGCCGTCAGCCGTCGGATTCTCCAGCGCAGCCTGAAAGCATAA
- a CDS encoding efflux RND transporter periplasmic adaptor subunit — translation MSMTEKEEQVAATSRRKPVVISLAVFGVLAVGGIFFAARQAQADTEAPVTVPPAREVEVELVSETLTRTWREFSGRMAAVDRAEIRPQVSGAITEIRFADGQRVEKGDVLFVIDPRPYAAAVQQAEAELSSARAQSELAQTLLERAEVLIKESAIAQRLYDERASNMQLTKAAVLAAEARLEQARLNLDYAYIKAPFSGRLSRAEITLGNLVSAGPTAPLLTTLVSDEGIYAEFEVDEKTYMDHIHIAAGIRNREIKIPVEITIGAGQNRYEGFVHSLDNQIDASTGTIRGRAFFPNENTELVPGMFVRVNLGSPEKQEHILLNEKAIGTNQSRKYVYVVNQDHVVEYREVILGENIAGRRVIESGLEEGEMVITAGLMRIRPGMPVEPIVKTAAQPAGPGQQLSASN, via the coding sequence ATGAGCATGACTGAAAAAGAAGAGCAGGTTGCAGCAACATCTCGGCGTAAACCGGTTGTTATTTCATTGGCCGTCTTCGGGGTTCTGGCGGTTGGGGGCATCTTTTTCGCCGCGCGGCAGGCGCAGGCGGATACGGAAGCACCGGTCACCGTACCTCCGGCCCGGGAGGTTGAGGTGGAGCTCGTGTCGGAAACTCTGACACGGACGTGGCGTGAATTTTCCGGTCGCATGGCGGCGGTGGATCGGGCGGAAATCCGACCGCAGGTCAGCGGGGCCATTACGGAAATCCGGTTTGCGGACGGACAGCGGGTGGAGAAGGGCGATGTTCTTTTTGTCATCGATCCGCGTCCCTATGCGGCGGCCGTGCAGCAGGCGGAAGCGGAGCTTTCGTCGGCCCGGGCCCAGAGTGAACTTGCGCAGACGCTGCTGGAACGGGCGGAAGTGTTGATTAAGGAATCCGCAATTGCACAGCGGTTGTATGATGAACGCGCCAGCAATATGCAGCTGACCAAAGCGGCGGTACTGGCCGCTGAAGCGCGGCTTGAGCAGGCTCGTCTGAATCTGGACTATGCCTATATCAAGGCCCCGTTTTCCGGCCGGCTCAGCCGCGCCGAAATTACGCTGGGCAATCTGGTCTCTGCAGGGCCGACCGCGCCGTTGCTGACGACACTGGTTTCCGATGAGGGCATTTATGCGGAATTTGAAGTCGATGAAAAAACCTATATGGACCATATCCACATTGCCGCAGGGATTCGGAACCGGGAGATCAAAATTCCGGTGGAGATTACTATCGGGGCCGGGCAGAACCGTTATGAAGGTTTCGTCCACAGTCTGGATAATCAGATTGATGCGTCCACGGGAACCATCCGCGGCCGCGCCTTTTTTCCGAATGAAAACACCGAGCTGGTTCCGGGGATGTTTGTCCGCGTGAATCTGGGCTCGCCGGAAAAGCAGGAGCATATTCTGCTGAATGAAAAGGCGATCGGAACCAATCAGAGCCGCAAATATGTCTATGTGGTGAATCAGGACCATGTTGTGGAATACCGGGAGGTTATTCTTGGTGAAAATATTGCCGGCCGTCGCGTGATTGAAAGCGGGCTGGAAGAGGGCGAAATGGTCATCACCGCCGGCCTTATGCGCATCCGTCCGGGTATGCCCGTTGAACCCATCGTAAAGACTGCAGCACAGCCGGCCGGCCCCGGGCAGCAGCTTTCCGCCAGCAACTGA
- a CDS encoding ketopantoate reductase family protein, with protein MKIGIIGAGALGCYYGAKLARCGAAVHFIARGATLQALRSKGVTVHRDDGSFSVSDFHATDRADNVGPVELLIVATKSYAFEAIAPALRALKGPDTIVLPLQNGVDSAERLGVLADPEHILGGLTYLPVSAIAPGVVRQSGVEKPILLGPLNEADEAAARTTLSVLQKADIAAERPADIRVALWMKYMLAICTMGVQSVTGCPIGPTREDPDTRALYLACLREVDTVARAGGVNLPDGAQENAMRAIDSYPAAVKASMLQDLECGKPLELEAMHGTLVRLGKTYGVETPVNQFIYAALKLRAGGSVGSAAGD; from the coding sequence ATGAAAATCGGAATCATTGGAGCGGGTGCGCTCGGCTGTTATTACGGTGCGAAACTGGCGCGCTGCGGAGCGGCTGTTCATTTTATCGCCCGGGGAGCAACGCTTCAGGCACTGCGCTCGAAGGGCGTGACGGTTCATCGCGATGACGGATCGTTTAGCGTTTCCGATTTCCATGCGACCGACCGGGCGGATAACGTCGGGCCGGTGGAGTTATTGATCGTTGCGACCAAAAGCTATGCCTTTGAAGCAATCGCCCCGGCGTTGCGCGCACTCAAAGGTCCCGACACCATTGTTCTTCCCCTGCAGAACGGAGTCGACAGCGCCGAACGCCTTGGCGTGCTCGCGGATCCCGAACATATTCTGGGCGGACTGACTTATTTACCCGTCTCAGCCATAGCTCCCGGCGTGGTGCGGCAATCAGGCGTCGAAAAACCGATACTGCTCGGTCCCCTGAACGAGGCCGATGAAGCGGCCGCCCGGACCACGCTGTCCGTATTGCAAAAAGCGGACATCGCGGCCGAACGCCCCGCCGATATTCGCGTTGCGCTCTGGATGAAATACATGCTGGCCATTTGCACCATGGGCGTCCAGTCGGTCACCGGATGCCCCATTGGACCAACCCGCGAAGATCCCGACACGCGGGCGCTGTATCTCGCCTGCCTGCGTGAAGTGGACACCGTCGCCCGGGCGGGCGGCGTCAACCTGCCGGACGGCGCACAGGAAAACGCGATGCGCGCCATCGATTCATATCCCGCCGCAGTCAAAGCGTCCATGCTTCAGGATCTGGAATGCGGCAAGCCGCTGGAACTCGAAGCGATGCACGGAACGCTGGTACGGCTCGGTAAAACATACGGTGTAGAAACGCCTGTGAATCAGTTTATTTATGCTGCTCTCAAACTCCGAGCCGGCGGTTCTGTCGGCAGCGCAGCAGGCGATTAA
- a CDS encoding NADP-dependent oxidoreductase, which translates to MTQSKTSNRRILLNARPHGAPKPTDFRLEETEVPTPGKGEVLLRTLYLSLDPYMRGRMSEGPSYAPPVELNAVMVGGTVSRVEQSRHPDYSEGDLVLGYSGWQDYAVSDGTGLVRLDSGMERPSLALGVLGMPGFTAYMGLLDIGRPQPGETVAVAASTGAVGSVVGQIAKLKGCRVVGIAGGAEKCSVAVEELGFDACIDHRADDLNEQLAAVCPDGIDVYFENVGGRVFDAVLPLLNAKARVPLCGLIAHYNDTELPPGPDRLPLLTKTLLTKRIKMQGFIIFDDYAPRYPEFAAEMTEWVKAGKVRVREDMVQGLENAPEAFIGLLEGRNNGKLVIRVADPA; encoded by the coding sequence ATGACACAAAGCAAAACATCCAACCGCCGTATCCTCTTGAATGCCCGCCCGCACGGTGCCCCCAAACCGACGGACTTTCGTTTGGAAGAAACAGAAGTTCCAACGCCTGGAAAAGGGGAGGTGCTGTTGCGCACCCTTTATCTGTCGCTGGATCCCTACATGCGCGGCCGGATGAGCGAAGGGCCGTCTTATGCGCCGCCGGTTGAGCTCAATGCCGTCATGGTCGGCGGCACGGTCAGCCGTGTGGAACAGTCCCGGCATCCGGATTATAGTGAGGGCGATCTCGTGCTCGGCTACAGCGGCTGGCAGGACTATGCTGTTTCGGACGGTACCGGGCTGGTGAGGCTCGATTCGGGGATGGAGCGCCCGTCGCTGGCGCTCGGTGTGCTGGGTATGCCGGGTTTCACCGCCTATATGGGTCTGCTCGATATCGGACGGCCGCAGCCCGGCGAAACCGTGGCTGTGGCTGCTTCCACCGGTGCGGTCGGATCGGTCGTCGGACAGATTGCCAAACTCAAGGGCTGCCGTGTGGTCGGCATTGCCGGCGGCGCTGAAAAGTGCAGCGTCGCTGTTGAAGAACTCGGATTTGACGCGTGTATCGATCATCGCGCTGACGATTTGAACGAACAGCTTGCCGCAGTCTGTCCGGACGGGATCGATGTCTATTTTGAAAATGTCGGCGGCAGAGTTTTTGATGCCGTTCTTCCGTTACTTAATGCGAAAGCACGCGTTCCGCTTTGCGGTCTGATTGCCCATTACAACGATACGGAACTGCCGCCCGGTCCGGACCGTCTGCCGCTGCTGACGAAAACACTTCTGACCAAGCGCATTAAAATGCAGGGCTTTATCATCTTCGATGACTACGCTCCGCGCTACCCTGAATTCGCCGCCGAAATGACCGAATGGGTTAAGGCCGGTAAGGTCAGGGTTCGCGAGGATATGGTCCAGGGATTGGAAAACGCCCCCGAAGCCTTCATCGGACTGCTGGAAGGCCGGAACAACGGGAAGCTCGTTATCCGCGTTGCGGATCCTGCCTAG
- a CDS encoding haloacid dehalogenase type II, producing MIQSRLTPGLAGVFFAAALTVARAQITPENQENNMPPPKVIIFDVNETLLSLDPLKESVGEALGNREDLLPLWFSTMLHYSLVETLSDSYHSFGEIGTAALMMVAETQGIEMTVDEAREAIIPPLRSLPPHPDVPEGLEALKQDGRFKLVTLTNSNDAGARTKLTKAGLVDQFDTLYTIEALRKYKPHPDAYRMVLDDLGLQPEDVLMVAAHAWDLAGADNVGLQTAFIARPGKTLYPNAARPDYVVNDLSELASIFLETTLTQGDLDE from the coding sequence ATGATTCAGTCACGATTAACCCCCGGTTTGGCCGGTGTCTTTTTTGCCGCCGCATTAACCGTTGCCCGTGCTCAGATAACCCCGGAAAATCAGGAGAACAATATGCCGCCCCCCAAGGTCATTATTTTTGATGTTAACGAAACGCTGCTGAGTTTGGATCCGCTGAAGGAATCAGTGGGCGAAGCCCTCGGCAACCGGGAGGATCTGCTGCCGCTCTGGTTTTCCACGATGCTGCACTATTCGCTGGTGGAAACGTTGTCGGATTCCTATCACAGTTTTGGAGAAATCGGGACGGCGGCGCTGATGATGGTGGCTGAAACCCAGGGCATTGAAATGACGGTTGATGAAGCCCGGGAGGCCATCATTCCCCCGTTGCGCTCTTTGCCGCCGCATCCGGATGTGCCGGAAGGATTGGAGGCGCTCAAGCAGGACGGGCGGTTTAAACTGGTCACACTGACCAACTCCAATGATGCCGGAGCACGAACCAAATTAACCAAAGCCGGTTTAGTCGATCAATTTGACACGCTCTACACCATTGAGGCGCTCCGGAAATATAAACCCCATCCGGATGCGTATCGTATGGTGCTCGACGATCTCGGCCTGCAACCGGAAGACGTACTGATGGTGGCCGCGCATGCCTGGGATCTGGCGGGTGCGGATAACGTCGGCCTGCAGACCGCTTTTATCGCGCGGCCGGGAAAGACCCTTTATCCGAATGCCGCGCGGCCGGATTATGTCGTGAACGATCTGTCAGAACTCGCGTCTATCTTTCTGGAAACAACATTAACACAAGGAGACCTCGATGAATAA
- a CDS encoding TetR/AcrR family transcriptional regulator — MAKAQFDRNEVIENAIRLFWQHGYSASSMQQVVKTTGLQPGSIYLAFKNKEGLYREALDTYAANSKKRIRTALEGPDGMLKGICTVLESMIEQSTQEDYNSCFLIKTQLELAAEGNSLHELASEKLDEIEALFRSYLEQEFDTETARKRAASIMVHIFGLRVYGYKAEAAERMRESLRQGLPWLPWNHTSRQA, encoded by the coding sequence ATGGCCAAGGCGCAATTTGATCGGAACGAAGTCATAGAGAATGCAATCCGGCTGTTCTGGCAGCACGGCTACAGCGCATCGTCCATGCAGCAGGTGGTCAAAACCACCGGTCTTCAGCCGGGCTCCATCTACCTGGCCTTCAAAAACAAAGAGGGCCTCTACCGGGAAGCACTCGACACCTATGCCGCAAACTCAAAAAAACGGATCAGAACCGCACTTGAGGGGCCGGACGGCATGCTCAAAGGCATCTGCACGGTGCTGGAATCGATGATCGAGCAATCCACGCAGGAAGATTATAACAGCTGTTTCCTGATCAAAACGCAGCTCGAACTGGCCGCCGAAGGCAACTCGCTGCACGAACTGGCCTCGGAAAAACTCGATGAAATCGAGGCTCTCTTCCGCAGTTACCTCGAACAGGAATTCGACACCGAAACCGCAAGGAAACGTGCCGCCTCCATTATGGTTCATATTTTCGGACTGCGCGTGTACGGTTACAAAGCTGAAGCAGCGGAACGCATGCGCGAAAGTCTGCGCCAGGGCCTACCCTGGCTGCCGTGGAACCACACGAGCCGGCAGGCTTAG
- a CDS encoding carboxymuconolactone decarboxylase family protein: MSAFKIHTIESAPEESKPMLEDSLQSFGMVPNLLAVLAEAPGVLDAYKLLHERFENSSFNAEELTVVWQTINVEHECHYCVPAHTAIAGMMQVDPVITEALRNETELPTEKLQVLRETTLSMVRNRGRLTDAEKDTFFAAGYTPRQLLEVVLGLSQKIISNYVNHLADTPVDEPFQKLVWEKKK, encoded by the coding sequence ATGAGTGCTTTTAAAATTCACACAATCGAGTCCGCGCCGGAAGAGAGTAAGCCGATGCTGGAAGATTCACTTCAATCGTTCGGCATGGTGCCGAATCTGCTGGCGGTACTGGCGGAGGCGCCTGGTGTGCTGGATGCGTACAAACTGCTGCACGAGCGGTTTGAAAACTCTTCCTTCAATGCGGAGGAGCTCACGGTGGTCTGGCAGACCATCAATGTGGAGCACGAGTGTCACTACTGTGTCCCGGCGCATACGGCGATTGCGGGCATGATGCAGGTTGATCCGGTCATTACGGAGGCGCTGCGGAACGAGACTGAGCTGCCGACTGAAAAACTGCAGGTGCTTCGTGAGACCACGTTGTCCATGGTTCGGAACCGCGGACGGCTGACCGATGCGGAAAAGGACACCTTCTTTGCTGCCGGTTACACGCCGCGTCAGCTGCTGGAAGTGGTACTCGGTCTGTCGCAGAAAATCATCAGCAACTATGTAAATCATCTGGCGGATACCCCGGTCGATGAACCGTTTCAGAAGCTGGTCTGGGAGAAGAAAAAATAA